A single window of Leptospira kanakyensis DNA harbors:
- the argB gene encoding acetylglutamate kinase: MNHHSEKINHILEALPYLIKYSGKTIVIKYGGAAMVEEELKASFAEDIVLLKYLGINPVVVHGGGPEINALIKSLNLNTQFIRGHRVTDEATMEVVEMVLTGKVNKQIVSLIQEKGGKPVGLSGKDGGLAIAEKYLMEVEGEDGKVQKVDLGLVGEVTEVDPNILLTLQREGFIPIISPVAMSKDGQTLNINADTMAGAIAEALHADKLILLTDTPGILIDGKLVTGLKKADIHGHIKTGQISGGMIPKVECCLRAIDSGVKRAHIIDGRVAHSVLIEILTNQGIGSLIEQG, encoded by the coding sequence ATGAACCACCATTCTGAAAAAATCAATCATATCTTGGAAGCTCTTCCGTATTTGATCAAATATTCTGGGAAAACCATTGTCATCAAATATGGCGGCGCTGCCATGGTGGAAGAAGAATTAAAAGCATCTTTTGCTGAAGATATTGTACTACTTAAATATTTGGGAATCAATCCTGTTGTGGTTCACGGTGGTGGACCGGAAATCAATGCTCTGATCAAGTCTCTCAACCTCAATACCCAGTTCATTCGTGGCCATAGGGTCACTGATGAAGCTACCATGGAAGTGGTGGAGATGGTTCTTACAGGAAAAGTGAACAAACAAATTGTTTCTCTCATCCAAGAAAAAGGTGGAAAACCAGTTGGTCTATCAGGAAAGGATGGGGGGCTTGCCATCGCTGAAAAGTATCTGATGGAAGTGGAAGGAGAAGATGGTAAAGTTCAAAAAGTAGACTTAGGTCTTGTGGGCGAAGTGACAGAAGTGGATCCCAATATTTTACTCACCTTACAACGTGAAGGTTTTATCCCGATCATCTCACCAGTAGCCATGTCAAAAGATGGACAAACTCTAAATATCAATGCGGACACTATGGCTGGTGCCATTGCCGAAGCACTCCATGCAGATAAACTCATTTTACTCACAGACACTCCAGGCATTCTCATTGATGGAAAGTTGGTAACAGGTCTCAAAAAAGCAGACATCCATGGACATATAAAAACTGGACAGATCTCAGGTGGCATGATACCAAAAGTAGAGTGTTGTTTGCGAGCCATTGACTCCGGAGTCAAAAGAGCCCACATCATTGACGGACGAGTTGCTCATTCCGTCTTAATTGAAATATTGACGAACCAAGGGATTGGAAGTTTGATCGAACAAGGATAG
- a CDS encoding carbon-nitrogen hydrolase family protein: MKFKAAAVQVTSTARISNNLTKCRQLVEEAARAGAKVIGLPENFSFMGSESEKKNLLGQIEKETNAFLQETSKDLGIFLLGGGFPTKAPTGKVYNTAVITNPNGEEVFRYHKAHLFNAVVGDGFNYSESNSTESGGKVPDVVPTEYGKISSAICYDIRFPELFRSLSEKGVELCFLPAAFTVPTGEAHWHVLLRARAIENFMYVIAPGQTGTHDPHGNRKTFGHSLIISPWGEILDEIDKEEGFVIAEIDLQKLSEIRNQLPSLNHRLF, from the coding sequence ATGAAATTTAAAGCCGCCGCAGTGCAAGTCACAAGTACAGCAAGAATCTCAAATAACCTAACTAAGTGTAGGCAACTTGTAGAAGAGGCAGCGAGAGCCGGTGCCAAAGTCATTGGCCTTCCCGAAAACTTTTCCTTTATGGGGAGTGAATCGGAGAAAAAAAATCTTCTGGGTCAAATCGAAAAAGAGACAAATGCCTTTTTACAAGAAACCTCAAAAGACCTAGGAATTTTTCTACTTGGAGGAGGTTTCCCCACAAAGGCACCTACAGGAAAGGTGTACAATACCGCTGTCATTACAAATCCCAATGGAGAAGAAGTATTTCGTTATCATAAGGCCCATCTCTTCAATGCAGTTGTCGGAGACGGATTCAATTATAGCGAATCCAATTCCACAGAAAGTGGAGGTAAGGTTCCTGATGTAGTTCCAACTGAATATGGAAAAATTTCTTCTGCAATTTGTTACGATATCCGATTCCCAGAACTCTTTCGTTCTTTGTCAGAGAAGGGAGTGGAACTTTGTTTTTTGCCAGCAGCTTTTACCGTTCCTACGGGCGAAGCCCATTGGCATGTATTACTTCGGGCAAGAGCCATTGAAAATTTTATGTATGTAATCGCACCAGGGCAAACAGGAACCCATGACCCACATGGAAACCGCAAAACTTTTGGCCATTCCCTCATCATTTCTCCTTGGGGAGAAATTTTAGATGAGATAGACAAAGAAGAAGGATTTGTTATCGCTGAAATCGACTTACAAAAGTTAAGCGAAATTCGAAACCAACTCCCCAGTTTAAACCATCGTCTATTCTAG
- a CDS encoding alpha/beta fold hydrolase, which produces MSERQIYNWKNHRLTYVKHKSLNSKAKETIVLIGGWCSAAGYWGLNIPFFRQLGDVIELDLVGHYPAEIFDQKKGLTLQDFLETQAQGIWASAGEKDITLVGHSTGGMAVLAIASLFPQRIKQVISIAPFVHGPVPGILKIGVVGLRANLGSFFDFGFKLGKSLPKALQIGFSYGVYDSSAFHAREDIKQFLKDYNPQFECLNPRQILMILEMLDRTDIRPIVFGNQVPTLIMRGEEDPIIPGKHVMELERTTPHVKAVLFSECGHFVHMEKQKAAEKVMKDFILMKKVSSTKKSFF; this is translated from the coding sequence ATGTCAGAAAGACAAATTTATAATTGGAAAAATCATAGACTAACATACGTTAAACACAAGTCTCTCAATTCCAAAGCCAAAGAAACGATTGTTCTAATTGGTGGTTGGTGTTCTGCTGCGGGGTATTGGGGTCTCAACATTCCTTTTTTTCGCCAATTAGGAGATGTCATCGAACTAGACTTAGTGGGTCATTATCCAGCAGAAATTTTTGATCAAAAAAAAGGACTTACCCTCCAAGATTTTTTAGAAACACAAGCACAAGGAATTTGGGCCTCTGCTGGTGAAAAAGACATCACACTTGTGGGTCATTCCACTGGTGGGATGGCGGTGCTTGCGATTGCTTCTTTATTTCCACAAAGGATCAAACAAGTGATCTCCATCGCTCCTTTTGTCCATGGGCCCGTTCCTGGAATTTTGAAAATTGGGGTGGTGGGACTTAGGGCCAACCTGGGGAGTTTTTTTGACTTTGGATTTAAGTTGGGTAAGTCCCTTCCCAAAGCCTTACAAATTGGATTTTCTTATGGAGTGTATGATTCTTCTGCCTTCCATGCTCGTGAAGACATCAAACAATTCCTAAAAGACTATAACCCTCAATTTGAATGTTTGAATCCAAGACAAATTTTAATGATCCTAGAAATGTTAGACAGAACTGACATTCGGCCCATTGTTTTTGGAAACCAAGTTCCCACTCTAATTATGCGAGGAGAAGAGGATCCTATCATTCCAGGCAAACATGTGATGGAACTCGAGAGAACCACTCCTCATGTCAAAGCGGTTTTATTTTCTGAATGCGGACATTTTGTACACATGGAAAAACAAAAAGCAGCAGAGAAAGTTATGAAAGATTTCATTCTTATGAAAAAGGTTTCTTCGACAAAGAAATCATTTTTCTAG
- the alr gene encoding alanine racemase, giving the protein MLSSRIYLSRSAFSHNIALFRKLIGPKTKFTAIIKSNAYGHGLLATASIALDAGADYLGVNSLEEALSIRRVFPKATILIMGSIPDLKERKESLADENFWVMVSRIEEIEILSKLSPTPKIHLKVDTGMSRLGIPTNTAEVLAKEIFEKKLPLAGIATHFASTEDFTEHSYSMLQLSRFQETIDTFAKHGFIDLICHCASSASAMLFSEARMDLVRVGISLYGLWPSLETKLSLSLMKKDVGMLKPALSWKTQIQHIQNLNQGTFIGYGSTYKTTHDTKLAVVPVGYYEGLDRKLSNQGYMLIRGERAKILGRICMNMTMLDITHIPDAKLGDDVVILGKSGNEMISADDHAAWTGTINYEVVTRILGSFPRIIED; this is encoded by the coding sequence GTGCTCTCTTCTCGGATTTACCTCTCTCGTTCGGCGTTTAGCCATAATATCGCCCTATTTCGCAAACTGATTGGGCCAAAAACCAAGTTTACCGCCATCATCAAATCCAATGCCTATGGGCACGGGCTCCTTGCCACGGCCTCCATCGCCCTTGATGCCGGTGCCGACTATTTAGGAGTCAACTCTTTAGAAGAAGCTTTGTCCATCCGACGTGTATTCCCAAAAGCCACCATCCTCATCATGGGAAGTATTCCCGATCTAAAAGAAAGAAAGGAATCTTTGGCAGACGAAAACTTTTGGGTGATGGTCTCTCGGATCGAAGAAATCGAAATTTTATCCAAACTTTCTCCCACTCCCAAAATCCATTTGAAAGTCGATACGGGAATGTCTCGTTTAGGAATTCCAACAAACACTGCTGAAGTTTTAGCCAAAGAAATTTTTGAAAAAAAACTCCCACTCGCGGGAATTGCCACTCACTTTGCTAGCACAGAAGATTTTACAGAACATAGTTACTCTATGTTACAACTCAGTAGGTTTCAAGAAACCATAGATACATTCGCTAAACACGGGTTCATCGATCTTATTTGTCACTGTGCTTCCTCTGCATCGGCCATGTTATTTTCGGAAGCAAGGATGGATTTGGTTCGTGTAGGAATATCTCTTTATGGGCTTTGGCCAAGTCTTGAAACCAAACTCTCACTTTCACTCATGAAAAAAGATGTGGGGATGTTAAAACCGGCCCTCAGTTGGAAAACTCAAATCCAACACATCCAAAACCTAAACCAAGGTACTTTTATTGGGTATGGATCCACTTATAAAACCACACACGATACAAAATTGGCAGTTGTACCCGTCGGATATTATGAAGGGCTAGATCGGAAACTTTCGAATCAGGGGTATATGCTCATTCGTGGGGAAAGGGCAAAAATATTAGGTCGGATTTGTATGAATATGACTATGCTTGATATCACTCATATCCCTGATGCAAAACTGGGAGACGATGTAGTAATTTTGGGTAAGTCAGGAAATGAAATGATTTCGGCAGACGACCATGCGGCTTGGACAGGAACCATCAACTACGAAGTGGTCACAAGAATTTTGGGATCTTTCCCTCGTATCATTGAAGACTAG
- a CDS encoding aminotransferase class V-fold PLP-dependent enzyme yields the protein MLSQHTELPSFPPFDSWKGISQYFPVQNDSVWLNYCGTTPVSTYAIQMMNLYFQEYARFGIFAPSFAEPAIKSAIRGYIAEILHCDPSEIGIVHNTSEGINLYSHSIQIPKGKRILVLENEYPSNVYPWEHWKEKGVGLDFIPVGKTPDEFLTNLKNELEKGDVYILSLSPVHWCTGVVFDMEAVSKLCETHSTKLVIDGSQAVGHIPLDFGKLKVAFCAFAAWKWLLGPLGLGVVYLSKEESKGFKLIFKGQASVVNDSSYFPYRDEWKPAADQFEQSTINFNDWIYFYASLKMLSTLGFSRVRERIYQVAGMFKDALHDLGFTLESDAFPNVKTGILAITGHKDPSKFQPEAIQAFLKQRKITAAVRLGRLRMAPHIAIEEEHVARVKETLKEYLSQS from the coding sequence ATGCTCTCCCAACACACTGAACTTCCGTCTTTCCCTCCTTTTGATTCTTGGAAAGGGATCTCCCAGTATTTCCCCGTACAGAACGATTCTGTTTGGTTGAATTATTGTGGAACCACACCTGTTTCCACTTATGCCATCCAGATGATGAATCTCTACTTCCAGGAATATGCAAGGTTTGGGATTTTTGCCCCGAGTTTTGCGGAACCGGCAATCAAATCTGCCATCCGCGGATACATTGCAGAAATTTTACATTGTGATCCATCAGAGATAGGAATTGTGCATAACACTAGTGAGGGGATCAATCTTTACTCCCATAGCATCCAAATCCCAAAAGGAAAACGAATCCTTGTTTTAGAAAACGAATATCCAAGTAACGTGTATCCTTGGGAACATTGGAAAGAAAAAGGTGTGGGATTAGATTTTATCCCCGTCGGCAAAACTCCCGATGAATTTTTAACGAACCTCAAAAACGAATTGGAAAAAGGAGATGTGTATATCCTTAGCCTATCGCCTGTTCATTGGTGTACGGGAGTAGTTTTTGATATGGAAGCCGTTTCCAAACTTTGTGAAACTCATTCCACAAAACTAGTGATTGACGGAAGCCAAGCGGTAGGTCATATCCCTTTGGATTTTGGAAAACTGAAAGTTGCTTTTTGTGCCTTTGCCGCGTGGAAGTGGTTACTTGGTCCGTTGGGTTTGGGCGTTGTGTATTTATCCAAAGAAGAATCCAAAGGATTCAAACTGATCTTCAAAGGCCAAGCCAGTGTGGTGAATGATTCCAGTTATTTTCCATATCGGGATGAATGGAAACCCGCCGCCGACCAATTTGAACAAAGTACAATCAACTTCAATGATTGGATTTATTTTTATGCATCTCTAAAGATGTTGTCGACTCTTGGTTTCTCTCGGGTGAGGGAACGGATTTACCAAGTGGCGGGGATGTTTAAGGATGCCCTTCACGATCTTGGTTTTACTTTAGAATCGGATGCATTTCCCAATGTCAAAACGGGAATCCTTGCCATCACAGGCCATAAAGATCCTTCCAAGTTCCAACCGGAAGCCATTCAGGCCTTTTTAAAACAAAGAAAAATTACAGCTGCGGTGCGACTGGGACGACTCCGAATGGCTCCTCATATTGCGATTGAAGAAGAACATGTGGCCCGAGTGAAAGAAACCTTAAAAGAATACCTAAGTCAAAGTTAG
- a CDS encoding bile acid:sodium symporter family protein — protein MVTKISKLIVTAFPVVLLLVSAIGFVFPEKIIWFKGPWITYSLGAIMLGMGLTLEAEDFIRILKQPKPILIGTILQYTIMPILGYSLGFLFQLPEAYAVGLILVSCCPGGTASNVITFLSKADVPLSVTLTSVSTILGILVTPFLISVLIGSRLEIDRWGLVLTTFQVILVPVGLGLFLKSIFPKLTKEIQDFFPVLSVLLIAMIVASIIASGKDTILHSDFRIFFAVILLHLGGFGLGGMFSWYLTKNAKTSKTISIEVGMQNSGLGAVLARTHFLDPSTAIPSALSSLTHSLLGSLFATYFRRELKKPAIVD, from the coding sequence ATGGTTACTAAAATTTCTAAACTGATTGTGACTGCTTTTCCGGTTGTGCTTCTTTTGGTTTCCGCCATTGGATTTGTGTTTCCTGAAAAAATCATTTGGTTTAAAGGTCCTTGGATCACTTATAGCCTCGGTGCCATTATGCTTGGGATGGGACTCACGCTGGAAGCAGAGGATTTTATCCGGATTTTAAAACAACCAAAGCCGATTCTTATTGGAACTATATTGCAATATACGATTATGCCAATACTTGGATATTCTCTAGGGTTTTTGTTCCAACTCCCCGAGGCCTATGCTGTTGGCCTCATCCTTGTTTCTTGTTGTCCTGGTGGGACCGCATCCAATGTGATTACATTTTTGTCCAAAGCGGACGTCCCTCTCAGCGTAACCTTAACATCTGTCTCAACAATCCTAGGAATCCTCGTGACTCCCTTTCTCATTTCTGTTCTCATTGGCAGTCGTTTGGAAATTGATAGGTGGGGTCTTGTATTAACTACCTTCCAAGTGATCTTAGTCCCTGTTGGATTGGGATTATTTTTGAAATCAATTTTCCCAAAACTCACAAAGGAGATTCAAGATTTTTTTCCCGTACTTTCTGTACTGTTGATTGCGATGATTGTTGCTTCGATCATTGCCAGTGGGAAAGATACCATCCTCCATTCGGACTTCCGTATCTTTTTTGCGGTCATCCTTTTACACTTAGGTGGGTTTGGACTGGGTGGGATGTTTAGCTGGTATCTGACAAAAAATGCAAAAACGTCCAAAACCATTTCGATTGAAGTCGGGATGCAAAATTCAGGGCTCGGGGCAGTGCTTGCGAGGACACATTTTCTCGATCCGAGCACCGCAATTCCTAGTGCTTTATCGAGTTTGACCCATTCCCTTTTGGGGAGTTTGTTTGCGACCTATTTCAGAAGGGAATTAAAAAAACCAGCTATTGTCGATTGA
- the rpmG gene encoding 50S ribosomal protein L33: MREIIKLTCVPCAIPGRSNYFQTKNKKTKSEKLVTKKYCKFCKSHTDHKESKV, encoded by the coding sequence ATGAGAGAAATCATAAAACTAACCTGTGTCCCATGTGCGATTCCTGGGCGGTCAAATTACTTCCAGACTAAAAACAAGAAGACAAAGTCGGAAAAACTTGTGACTAAAAAATATTGCAAATTTTGCAAATCTCATACGGATCACAAGGAATCCAAAGTCTAA
- a CDS encoding TraR/DksA family transcriptional regulator, whose protein sequence is MPKPAAKSSSAEKGVDKKFIEEVRELLQEKKESLLIKLNQWEDTSSPSGLKEMGDIADIASELNSEALTSVLTENEIETLREIELALEKIENGTYGICEGTKKKIPIARLKAIPWTRFTVEFAEQMAKSRNRAGGYRMDSLSAYPATGMDVDSLD, encoded by the coding sequence ATGCCGAAACCAGCTGCAAAATCTTCATCAGCAGAGAAGGGAGTGGACAAAAAGTTCATCGAAGAGGTGCGTGAGCTCCTCCAAGAGAAAAAAGAATCCCTCCTGATCAAACTCAACCAGTGGGAAGACACCAGTTCTCCTTCTGGCTTGAAAGAGATGGGAGATATTGCAGACATTGCATCCGAACTCAATTCAGAAGCCCTAACTTCTGTGTTGACTGAAAACGAAATTGAAACTCTGCGCGAGATTGAACTGGCGCTAGAAAAAATAGAAAACGGAACCTATGGGATCTGCGAAGGAACGAAGAAAAAAATTCCAATCGCAAGACTCAAAGCCATTCCGTGGACAAGATTTACTGTAGAATTTGCAGAGCAAATGGCTAAAAGCCGTAACCGTGCTGGTGGATACCGTATGGATTCATTATCTGCTTATCCTGCGACTGGAATGGACGTGGATTCTCTCGATTAA
- a CDS encoding DUF4442 domain-containing protein: MRHREILLEYKVHPLWQFLEQTYGFEQAFRMFKPYEGANILPKLVDQNTMVVSMPLILSNTNYVGTHFGGSLYSMCDPFFMFLLMMNLGKDYMVWDKGAKIDFVKPGEGTVTATFHIPDSEFANLKELLKKEKKTIRTYETEVVGEDGKTVAKITKDLYIRRLV; encoded by the coding sequence ATGAGACACAGAGAAATCCTTCTGGAATACAAAGTACATCCTTTATGGCAATTTTTAGAACAAACTTATGGGTTTGAACAGGCATTCCGAATGTTCAAACCTTATGAAGGTGCCAACATCTTACCGAAACTTGTGGATCAAAATACAATGGTAGTTTCTATGCCACTCATTTTATCAAACACAAATTATGTGGGGACTCATTTCGGAGGATCTCTTTATTCTATGTGTGATCCGTTTTTTATGTTTTTACTGATGATGAATTTGGGTAAAGATTATATGGTTTGGGATAAGGGAGCAAAAATTGATTTTGTGAAACCCGGAGAAGGAACTGTCACCGCTACCTTCCATATTCCAGATAGTGAGTTTGCAAACTTAAAAGAACTTTTGAAAAAAGAGAAAAAAACCATTCGAACCTATGAAACCGAAGTGGTTGGTGAAGACGGGAAAACCGTCGCCAAAATTACTAAGGATTTATACATCCGAAGGTTAGTTTAA
- a CDS encoding AMP-binding protein — translation MASVLRFADSEYFLSGNFELDLESNQPILVDPLWKGTVLENHLHKYPLPVLDSKKSFCLVTSGSTGVPKMVWKEWSEIESEISFWTKDNLVQSLFQGTKKAGVFVSVPFCHLYGLLWGYLIPKRLGIPIHIEKPSKETYLWITSAPQLQKAVDAHSPLPKNAIVSGMKFPVPLARTLRDKGGISVLEIYGSTETGAIGYRDPLRQNRFQILNDVETKFFQEEGIEESELQIRSPYLSNQFFLLEENGWVKFRIPPNEFYATNDLGNGSELGWYLLGRKDRIIKHKGKRVSLDRIESEILGLSLPGEFVCVCISGESGDTIGVFGSTNLTPEEVLIRMRKDLPESHIPKLVLTNHSMPRLPNGKIDYPTITKLCSQEYDSESVFLDQKPIE, via the coding sequence ATGGCTTCTGTCCTTCGTTTTGCTGACTCCGAGTATTTTCTATCTGGAAACTTTGAACTCGATTTAGAATCGAACCAACCCATCCTAGTCGATCCACTCTGGAAAGGAACCGTCTTAGAAAACCATCTCCATAAATACCCACTCCCTGTCTTAGATTCCAAAAAGTCTTTTTGCCTCGTGACCTCAGGGTCAACAGGAGTCCCAAAAATGGTTTGGAAGGAATGGTCTGAAATCGAATCCGAAATTTCCTTTTGGACAAAAGATAACTTAGTCCAGTCCCTTTTCCAAGGAACAAAGAAAGCGGGAGTGTTTGTTTCTGTGCCCTTCTGCCATCTCTACGGCCTTTTGTGGGGGTATTTGATTCCCAAACGACTGGGTATTCCGATTCATATCGAAAAACCCAGTAAAGAAACCTATCTCTGGATCACATCCGCACCCCAGTTGCAAAAAGCAGTGGATGCCCATTCCCCTCTCCCCAAAAATGCCATCGTTTCTGGAATGAAATTTCCCGTTCCTTTAGCACGAACCCTTCGAGACAAAGGAGGGATTTCTGTTTTGGAAATTTATGGATCCACTGAAACCGGTGCCATCGGTTACCGCGACCCACTCCGCCAAAATCGGTTTCAGATTTTAAATGATGTAGAAACAAAATTCTTTCAAGAAGAAGGAATCGAGGAATCAGAACTCCAGATCCGTAGCCCTTATTTATCAAATCAGTTTTTCCTTTTGGAAGAAAACGGTTGGGTCAAATTCAGGATACCACCAAACGAATTTTATGCGACAAATGATTTAGGTAATGGTTCAGAACTGGGATGGTATCTTTTAGGGAGAAAAGACCGAATCATCAAACATAAAGGGAAACGAGTTTCATTAGACAGGATCGAATCAGAAATCCTTGGTTTGTCTTTACCAGGTGAATTTGTTTGTGTTTGTATTTCAGGTGAATCAGGAGATACAATTGGTGTTTTTGGTTCGACAAACCTAACACCCGAGGAGGTTCTCATTCGGATGCGAAAGGATTTACCAGAAAGCCATATCCCAAAATTAGTTCTAACAAATCATTCCATGCCCAGATTACCCAACGGGAAAATCGACTATCCTACCATAACAAAACTATGTAGTCAGGAATACGACAGTGAATCAGTTTTTTTGGATCAAAAACCAATAGAATAA
- a CDS encoding LruC domain-containing protein, protein MKRWLVLLTIPLVLLDCSNKKKGLLLLPFLGLGDGTAQTTETSKGEGTFTVVGLETTDPSQITAPAETTPTDGATSGDQTSTTSPEPTTTTPETTTTPEPTPAPVVTTPAPTPTTVVNETTVVVVDQTNGGNFNFETNVTVPVTVVVGNESGPVANAPVTVTETTTTGQPNVVGVGTTDSNGSVTIPISVPPTVTTVEISVIGVNPTTGEVVELNGTAPVQQPAAGGSGTVVVAPVVNVDTTNFQPVNGCVQAVDTDCDGIANIYDEFPEDPSLATTARSGRYTIAFEDMFPSAGDADLNDHSTVFTTEMDKTPANKVKVIRGTYTHVAKGAGYNHELRLSLNVPTNATVQVSYVNGTGNPWNGCAAAPKYTANATGDCTGGTLTSAQLKRGVLILPSSDKTLFGSKNAPSAGTTFTINDFVRGVTANITITFEEPVDLNQTKNLVGGHLNYFLAINQKTDGVFRQIYRPGYFTNSAGKDSFLDSKGFPWAIIVPGIFNHPTEGADIRKPSTSGYIFFNAWMNSNGVAHKDWYLHVDQIPAPNRPSYVVRVSDFYVDNGFSAYLIKAVQKNALEVSASLIVIGAALGFLMKKRLGKQQAA, encoded by the coding sequence ATGAAACGATGGTTAGTTCTTTTAACAATTCCCCTTGTTTTATTGGATTGCTCCAATAAAAAGAAAGGTTTATTACTTCTCCCATTTTTGGGACTCGGTGATGGAACCGCACAAACAACGGAAACAAGCAAAGGCGAAGGCACCTTTACAGTAGTGGGACTCGAAACCACAGACCCAAGCCAAATCACGGCTCCGGCGGAAACCACACCAACCGATGGTGCTACAAGCGGAGACCAAACTTCGACAACGTCACCAGAACCAACAACAACTACGCCGGAAACTACAACAACTCCAGAGCCAACTCCGGCACCGGTTGTCACAACTCCGGCTCCTACACCAACTACGGTTGTGAATGAAACAACAGTTGTGGTTGTAGACCAAACCAATGGTGGTAATTTTAATTTTGAAACCAATGTGACTGTTCCTGTCACTGTTGTGGTTGGAAATGAATCAGGCCCTGTGGCTAACGCACCAGTCACTGTGACAGAAACAACAACTACGGGACAACCGAATGTGGTTGGCGTAGGAACTACTGACTCCAACGGATCGGTAACCATTCCCATTAGTGTTCCTCCGACTGTCACAACTGTAGAAATCAGTGTGATTGGTGTGAATCCAACCACTGGAGAAGTGGTGGAACTGAATGGAACAGCTCCGGTGCAACAACCTGCTGCTGGCGGTTCAGGAACTGTAGTGGTTGCTCCTGTTGTCAATGTAGACACAACAAACTTCCAACCAGTGAATGGTTGTGTGCAAGCAGTTGATACTGATTGCGACGGAATTGCCAATATTTATGATGAATTCCCAGAAGATCCAAGTCTTGCTACCACTGCACGTTCTGGTAGATACACAATCGCATTTGAAGACATGTTTCCTTCTGCAGGTGATGCAGACCTAAACGACCACTCAACAGTGTTTACTACTGAGATGGACAAAACACCAGCAAACAAAGTTAAGGTGATTCGTGGAACATATACCCACGTTGCAAAAGGTGCTGGATACAATCATGAACTTAGACTTTCATTGAATGTTCCAACCAATGCAACCGTTCAAGTAAGTTATGTAAACGGAACTGGAAACCCATGGAATGGTTGTGCTGCTGCACCCAAGTATACTGCTAACGCTACAGGAGACTGTACTGGTGGAACTTTAACATCTGCACAACTTAAACGTGGAGTTCTTATCCTTCCAAGTTCTGACAAAACATTATTTGGAAGTAAAAACGCTCCAAGTGCTGGAACTACATTCACTATCAATGACTTTGTTCGTGGTGTGACAGCAAATATTACCATTACATTTGAAGAACCAGTGGATTTGAACCAAACCAAAAACCTAGTGGGTGGGCATTTGAATTATTTCCTTGCCATCAACCAAAAGACAGATGGAGTGTTTAGACAAATCTATCGTCCTGGTTACTTCACAAACAGTGCTGGTAAAGATTCTTTCCTAGACAGCAAAGGATTCCCATGGGCCATCATTGTTCCGGGAATTTTTAACCACCCAACAGAAGGTGCCGACATTCGCAAACCGTCTACTTCTGGTTACATTTTCTTCAACGCTTGGATGAACTCAAACGGTGTGGCTCATAAAGATTGGTATCTACATGTAGACCAAATCCCAGCTCCCAACCGTCCATCCTACGTAGTCCGAGTGAGTGACTTCTATGTTGACAATGGGTTTTCTGCCTACCTCATCAAAGCAGTTCAGAAAAATGCTTTAGAGGTATCTGCAAGTTTGATCGTCATAGGAGCTGCTCTTGGGTTCTTAATGAAGAAAAGACTAGGAAAACAACAAGCCGCTTAA